Proteins encoded in a region of the Anopheles ziemanni chromosome 2, idAnoZiCoDA_A2_x.2, whole genome shotgun sequence genome:
- the LOC131293673 gene encoding zinc finger protein 628-like, producing the protein MEPNEESTAAKTTSNQSSSRTSYECKTCRKTVYSKSHKQFHDEIHRTTRHACVRCGKSYMHKRDLELHRKTHDASGRHYCTRCTASFETDEQLQAHKETKHTSKEKFACKQCPLQFTLKGNLKKHLVVHNGNRSHACTECEKTFLRPNALKHHMLSHRVKGYQCKSCGKEFIDARNLERHLKTHSNLRGYKCAICGVSSTRRDNIVRHAKSFHPEGDLKQVVLANGSISGGHVEAIKREAQKSAKPSPMPVQTNRISVIQIVGTPKTPIDVPKQPTHTEDRTNSNDTSSTSDPMVVAGSPGVAARQEVSKSMFTTRLDNLEIYRKILKPATTHSSSTATGNGSSNSINSSYISTAQSEASQPSDSNHNMSLYPPRPTQVEIAPNACKQNAQPDGRSSIDAGIGIRPNTNGGGGLGSINNFCEVHWRKRTSQHFITSSKAAQGTD; encoded by the coding sequence ATGGAACCGAACGAAGAAAGCACAGCAGCCAAAACGACGTCCAATCAATCGTCCAGCAGGACGAGTTATGAGTGTAAAACATGCCGCAAAACGGTCTACTCCAAGTCGCACAAACAGTTTCACGATGAAATCCACCGTACCACCCGGCATGCGTGTGTTCGCTGCGGAAAAAGCTACATGCACAAGCGAGACCTGGAGTTGCATCGAAAAACGCATGACGCATCAGGCCGGCACTACTGCACCCGGTGCACGGCCAGCTTTGAAACGGACGAGCAGTTGCAGGCGCATAAAGAAACTAAGCATACATCGAAGGAAAAATTTGCTTGTAAACAGTGTCCGCTGCAGTTTACACTGAAAGGCAATCTTAAGAAGCACCTAGTGGTGCACAACGGGAACCGGTCGCACGCGTGCACCGAGTGTGAGAAAACGTTCCTACGTCCCAACGCCCTAAAGCATCATATGCTGAGCCACCGTGTGAAGGGATACCAATGTAAGTCCTGTGGCAAAGAGTTCATCGATGCGCGTAACTTGGAACGGCATCTCAAGACACACTCCAATTTGAGGGGCTACAAGTGCGCCATATGTGGTGTGTCGAGTACGCGAAGGGATAATATCGTGCGACACGCAAAAAGCTTTCACCCGGAAGGTGACTTGAAGCAAGTCGTGTTGGCGAACGGAAGCATCAGCGGGGGCCACGTGGAAGCAATAAAACGAGAAGCGCAGAAGAGCGCCAAACCGTCGCCAATGCCCGTGCAAACGAATCGCATCAGTGTGATACAGATTGTTGGGACGCCAAAAACACCGATCGACGTGCCGAAGCAGCCCACGCATaccgaagatcggacgaattcAAACGATACAAGCTCGACGAGTGatccgatggtggtggccGGCTCCCCAGGGGTTGCCGCTAGACAGGAAGTATCAAAATCGATGTTCACGACACGTCTTGACAATCTTGAAATCTATCGAAAGATCTTAAAACCAGCCACTacgcacagcagcagcaccgccACCGGCAATGGTAGTAGCAATAGTATCAACAGTAGTTACATAAGTACCGCACAATCGGAAGCATCACAGCCGAGCGATAGTAACCACAACATGTCGCTATACCCTCCCAGACCGACTCAGGTCGAGATCGCGCCAAATGCATGCAAACAAAACGCACAGCCAGATGGTCGCAGCAGCATCGATGCTGGTATTGGTATCAGGCCGAACACCAACGGCGGCGGTGGTCTAGGATCTATAAATAATTTCTGTGAGGTACATTGGCGTAAACGCACCTCGCAGCACTTTATTACTAGCAGCAAGG